The DNA segment AAATATATTTAAAGGATAGCGATCAGCGTGATCTCACTATAGAATAGGCCTCTTTTGTATGATTTTTGGGGATAACTACAGTGGCGGTTTCACTTTGGCAACAATGTATCGCAAGGCTGCAAGATGAGCTCTCTGCTCAGCAATTCAGTATGTGGATAAGACCGTTACAAGTAGAAATGGAAGGCGATACTCTCGTCATCTATGCGCCTAACCGTTTTGTGTTGGATTGGGTTAGGGATAAATACCTAAATATCATCAACCAATTTTTTACTGAACAAATGGGTAGCGATGCGCCAAATTTGCGTTTCGATATTGGTAGTCGTCCATCGGCTAGGCCTATTGTTCAGGCTACTGCAGCAATAAGAACTAGCAGACCAGTTAGTAGAGAAGTTGTTAAGCCTTCTTTTAATACTCCACATGCTGACCCTATTGCTAATGCTAATCACCGTAGCAATATTAATCCCACTTATCAGTTTGACAACTTCGTCGAAGGTAAATCAAATCAGTTGGGTAAGGCCGCTGCTATGCAGGTGGCTGAAAATCCAGGCGGTGCCTATAACCCACTCTTCCTTTATGGTGGCACTGGTTTAGGTAAGACTCACCTTTTGCATGCTGTTGGCAATGGTATTATTAAGAATAATCCTAATGCCAAAGTGGTTTATATGCATTCTGAGCGCTTTGTGCAGGATATGGTTAAGGCATTGCAAAATAACGCGATTGAAGAGTTTAAGCGTTATTATCGCAGTGTTGATGCACTATTTATCGATGATATTCAATTTTTTGCCAATAAAGACAGATCGCAAGAAGAGTTTTTTCATACCTTTAATGCACTATTAGAGGGGAATCATCAGATCATCTTAACTTCAGACAAGTATCCAAAAGAGATCGATGGTGTTGAGGATCGTCTTAAGTCTCGCTTTGGCTGGGGACTAACGGTAGCTATTGAGCCGCCAGAGTTAGAAACTCGTGTGGCGATCTTGATGCGTAAGGCACAAGAGAGCGGTATTAACTTACCTGATGAAGTGGCTTTCTTTATTGCTAAGCGTTTACGTTCAAACGTACGTGAGCTAGAAGGCGCATTGAACCGAGTTATTGCTAACGCCAACTTTACCGGTCGTCCTATCACTATCGATTTTGTTCGGGAAGCATTGCGCGATCTGCTTGCTCTACAAGAGAAGCTAGTCACTATCGATAATATCCAAAAGACGGTAGCGGAATACTACAAGATTAAGATGGCTGATATGTTGTCTAAGCGTCGTTCACGCA comes from the Shewanella halifaxensis HAW-EB4 genome and includes:
- the dnaA gene encoding chromosomal replication initiator protein DnaA translates to MAVSLWQQCIARLQDELSAQQFSMWIRPLQVEMEGDTLVIYAPNRFVLDWVRDKYLNIINQFFTEQMGSDAPNLRFDIGSRPSARPIVQATAAIRTSRPVSREVVKPSFNTPHADPIANANHRSNINPTYQFDNFVEGKSNQLGKAAAMQVAENPGGAYNPLFLYGGTGLGKTHLLHAVGNGIIKNNPNAKVVYMHSERFVQDMVKALQNNAIEEFKRYYRSVDALFIDDIQFFANKDRSQEEFFHTFNALLEGNHQIILTSDKYPKEIDGVEDRLKSRFGWGLTVAIEPPELETRVAILMRKAQESGINLPDEVAFFIAKRLRSNVRELEGALNRVIANANFTGRPITIDFVREALRDLLALQEKLVTIDNIQKTVAEYYKIKMADMLSKRRSRSVARPRQVAMALSKELTNQSLPEIGDAFGGRDHTTVLHACRKIAQLREESHDIKEDYANLIRTLSS